A DNA window from Pseudarthrobacter sp. W1I19 contains the following coding sequences:
- a CDS encoding substrate-binding domain-containing protein has protein sequence MGVQEVASAHGRQVVLGSSVEDPELEEQLLTEFAGRQLEGVILVPAGNGLNPEGVRQLAGIPLVLATRTVDGLACDAVLVDDVAGAAAGTAALLADGHARIGFLGDVEGISTARRRFQGFCMALEGAGLGFDQGLLARVRGSEAAARAVTALLAGPHPPTAFFSANNRTTVGALRAICEWRAGRVATDAGIAPPVPALASFDDVELADLLGVPLSVMSHDPRELGAAAAELLFKRLAGEAAGGPRREPVTVQLPVSVRRF, from the coding sequence CTGGGTGTCCAGGAGGTGGCGTCCGCGCACGGCCGGCAGGTTGTCCTGGGGAGCAGCGTGGAGGATCCGGAGCTGGAGGAACAGTTGCTCACGGAGTTCGCCGGGCGGCAGCTGGAGGGTGTCATTTTGGTTCCTGCGGGTAATGGGCTGAATCCGGAGGGGGTCCGCCAGCTGGCCGGGATTCCCCTGGTTCTCGCCACCAGGACGGTGGACGGCCTGGCGTGTGATGCGGTCCTGGTGGACGACGTCGCCGGAGCTGCCGCCGGGACCGCGGCGCTCCTTGCCGACGGTCACGCTCGAATAGGGTTCCTGGGCGACGTTGAGGGCATCTCCACAGCGCGGCGCCGGTTCCAGGGCTTCTGTATGGCGTTGGAAGGTGCAGGACTCGGCTTCGACCAGGGGCTTCTGGCGCGGGTCCGCGGTTCGGAGGCGGCGGCCCGTGCGGTGACGGCACTCCTCGCCGGGCCGCATCCGCCCACGGCCTTTTTCTCCGCCAACAACCGCACCACCGTGGGCGCGCTGCGGGCCATCTGTGAATGGCGGGCCGGCCGCGTTGCAACCGATGCAGGGATCGCCCCACCCGTGCCCGCACTGGCGAGCTTTGACGACGTCGAACTCGCCGACCTGCTGGGCGTGCCGCTCAGTGTGATGTCCCACGATCCCCGGGAGCTCGGAGCCGCCGCCGCGGAGCTGCTGTTCAAGCGGCTGGCCGGGGAGGCCGCCGGTGGCCCCCGCCGTGAGCCGGTCACTGTCCAGCTGCCCGTTTCCGTGCGCCGCTTC
- a CDS encoding LacI family DNA-binding transcriptional regulator yields MTMSRSKASAAPDQGAPVSRDPAVRAAPTVRDVAALAGVSPMTVSRTMAGGLNVLPEVQERVRAAVEKLGYRPNQNARNTRLRKPTGLIGIAVTNLGNP; encoded by the coding sequence ATGACCATGTCCCGCAGCAAAGCGTCCGCCGCGCCGGATCAGGGTGCGCCGGTCTCGCGTGATCCCGCGGTGCGGGCTGCCCCGACCGTCCGGGACGTCGCAGCCTTGGCGGGCGTCAGTCCGATGACGGTGTCCCGCACCATGGCAGGCGGCCTGAACGTCCTGCCAGAGGTGCAGGAGCGGGTCAGGGCGGCCGTGGAGAAGCTCGGTTACCGGCCCAACCAGAATGCCCGGAACACGCGCCTGCGCAAACCCACGGGCCTGATCGGCATTGCGGTCACGAATCTGGGCAACCCCTAG